The sequence below is a genomic window from Brevibacillus agri.
GGATGCGATTTTGCGAGCGGCCTCAGCCTTGGAGGCGGGGCAGGCCAAGGAGCGTGCCCGCAAGATCGGAGGGCATTACAAGTGACAGAGCCGATGCCGTCAGGAGAAGCGAGGGAGCAAGAGCTGGTGCGTCAATATATTTTGTTTGGCATCCTGTTTCACGCGGTGATGGCGGATGCGGGGCAGATGGGAGTTGTACCGCTGAAGCTGTCTTATCAGGACGTGTTCCAGGAGCTCTCCCGCTGGGCAGAGCGTAAGCATCAGCAATTGCGCCGTCATTTGCGGCAACTCGGATGCACGATTGTCAGCGCTCGCCGCGAGGATTATGCGTACGTGGTTCATTACCGGCAGCGCGGGTACTTGCGGGAAGCGAGCTATATCATTGAGGTGTTGCGCGCCGAGTGCCAGGAGCTTGTCGGCGCATGGGTACGAGATCATCACCAAGGAGAGAAGCGAGCATGAGAGAGACACGCGTATCCAAAAAGGAAAATTTGTTCGTCTCGAGCCGGTTTGTGTTGCCGGAGCATCGGGAAATGTACGTGCGCATGAAGGAAGAGGAGCGCCGCTACGTGCCGCCCGAGCTGGACCAGGAGCAACTGGGAGCGCTAAGCGAGCTGGTGTGGCAGGCGTTCCAGACAAAGAGCGTTTTGACGTTGACGTACTATGACGGGCAGGCGCCGCGCCGCTTGTCGGCACAGGTCGTGCACATAGATCAGGCAGCGCGGCGATTGAAGCTGCGGGCCGGCTCCGAGATGCACTGGCTTTCGTTTGCCCGCTTGCTGCATGCGGAGCTGGCAGCGCCTTTCTAAAACTAACCATTCATGCGCGACTGTCTGGCCGGGCCACCCTGTGGGTAAAAGACAAAGGAGTGGCGTGAACGTTGAGTTGGGCAAGGAACATTACATGGGCAGCCGCGTTTGCCATGCTGGCGGGCTGCACACTTCCGCAGGAACAGGCGGACCCGGCACGTGACCCTGTCGCGCCCGCGCGTGTGCAGCAGGAGAAGCTGTTCGACCTGTCGCCGCAGCAAGCACCGCGACCAGCCAAAATGATGCTGGATGTCCCGATTATTAGCCAGAAGCCGGAGCTGCACAACGGCTGTGAAGTAACGAGCCTGGCGATGCTGCTGAGGCATGCCGGACAAAACGTCGACAAACGGGTGCTGGCCGAGCAAGTGCCCAAAGATCCTGAGCCGTTGGTGAAGGAACAAGGGGACATCAAGGAATGGGGAGATCCGAACATCGGGTTTGTCGGCGACATGACAGGGGTGCGCAAAGGCTTCGCCGTTTACAACAAGCCGCTGGAAAAGCTGCTGCGCCGCTACATGGGCGAGCGGACGGTCAATTTGACCGGGGCATCCTACCAGGCGCTTTTGGACCAGGTGGCAGCGGGGCGTCCGGTCGTGATCTGGGCGACCGGAGATTTTCAACTGCCTACCGAGTGGGAGAGCTGGTACAAGGACGGGAAAAAAGTGGTAGCTCCTTTTGACGAGCACGCTGTCTTGCTGGTGGGCTATGACGAGACTTACGCGTACGTCAACGATCCGCTTACGGGAGCAAAGCAGCAGAAGGTCGCGCACAAGGCTTTGGAATCGAGCTGGACAGCGCTGGGCAAACAGGCGATCAGCTATCAATGAAGCAAAAAAGGGCTCTTGGCAAAAAGGGCTCTTGGCAAAAAGGCAAGCCGCAAAAAACAGCGTGCCGCGCTGAAACGGTGTGTGTGAAGAAGATGCGGGATTCCTGAAACGAAAAGCGGTCAAAAACAACCGTTTTTCGTCTTTTTTTGGCCGAAACGCTTTTTGCCAGAACGGACTGTTTCCCTGTATTGTTAGGATATCTTTTTTGAAGCAGATATCTGATGGATAGGACAAAGGAGATTTTACATGCTAGCACAAGAAATGGGTGTCATGTTCACCAAGCATGCCGATCAAATTACTTCCAAACGTTGGGGGGATTTTATTCAGCAGTTGGAGGAAAAAGGCTTGTACGTGCTTATCGAGACGGACACGATCGGACGGGT
It includes:
- a CDS encoding YolD-like family protein, with protein sequence MRETRVSKKENLFVSSRFVLPEHREMYVRMKEEERRYVPPELDQEQLGALSELVWQAFQTKSVLTLTYYDGQAPRRLSAQVVHIDQAARRLKLRAGSEMHWLSFARLLHAELAAPF
- a CDS encoding C39 family peptidase — encoded protein: MSWARNITWAAAFAMLAGCTLPQEQADPARDPVAPARVQQEKLFDLSPQQAPRPAKMMLDVPIISQKPELHNGCEVTSLAMLLRHAGQNVDKRVLAEQVPKDPEPLVKEQGDIKEWGDPNIGFVGDMTGVRKGFAVYNKPLEKLLRRYMGERTVNLTGASYQALLDQVAAGRPVVIWATGDFQLPTEWESWYKDGKKVVAPFDEHAVLLVGYDETYAYVNDPLTGAKQQKVAHKALESSWTALGKQAISYQ